The Lycium barbarum isolate Lr01 chromosome 9, ASM1917538v2, whole genome shotgun sequence genome has a segment encoding these proteins:
- the LOC132609063 gene encoding homeobox protein LUMINIDEPENDENS: MENQLQLALSTSPTTTSFMSLFDSQKELFFKQIDQLENIVLHQCNLTGVNPLSQEMAAGALSIKIGKRPRDLLNPKAIKYMQSVFSVKDAINKKETREICARFGVTVTQVRDFFTAQRTRVRKFLRLSREKASISNAPIEGPCAIPLSSDPSSQTEPVPLDSVAPTCTEDGPSCSTQDEVLTGIEETDKRFVDNIFTLMRKEETFSGQIKLMDWILEVQNPSVLFWFLTKGGVMILATWLSQAAVEEQTSLLHIILKVLCHLPLHKAFPVHMSAILQSVNRLRFYRTPDVSNRARILLARWSKMFAKSQAMKKRNGIKSTSDVQDELLLQQSISEVVGDEIWNSKVENIEEAHANLCGTSENSRKLDSPQPVKLLTASSDDSNRRLNTGPLASKNRERRKVQLMEQPSQRTTGRSLGRPAPATQGRPLSADDIQKAKLRAQFMKSKYGKANNDDNSRVKPQAPNGITSPQEGSLHGAPKLQDRPKVDDILHGAPKLQDRPKVDDILHGASKLQDRPKVDDILHGALKLQDRPKVDNILHGAPKLQDRPKADEFEKPNSVASKRSNQLESNPKLSFDVEEPPWKRCKRMQIAWRKPPEVQLSDTWKVCAGSESKEVDIQNNRIRRERETIYRIFQDIPLNPKEPWDREMDPDDTLTPEIPIQQLPDAEGAETVKETEAALASTSNGIAITAEPDVELLAVLLKNPELVYALTSGQAGNLSSEQTVQLLDIIKADGMIKLSSQTDLGRNAEKKVEVSLPSPTPSSDPGTSGSVQNFAKNPFSQRSVMAVREANGGPQFATVRSQESTTMLAPQQMPVTPQLAQQLALLQAAAGTLGKDHRPSPLNPSINQTVPANPMHSQLSASEPAINRNNYSPFGTTEYNLHSATAAAAAATRIQGETYGNIRSSPMPIANVQQQRTISLHSPQMAVSHTQPRPQLQTQSQPGFAAEHMWGTMPGSSLNRGYQENSIPNHYNARVAGHVEPGLQQAAWRGNNYVEEAGFESWSPDNSPVRRQEHVARWNYQEPRMNMRDNYRPPNPGYYSGYRGPDDGGNRRWGDSRR; encoded by the exons ATGGAGAATCAATTACAACTGGCTTTGTCAACCAGTCCTACTACGACGTCGTTTATGAGCTTGTTTGACTCGCAAAAGGAACTGTTTTTTAAACAGATTGATCAGCTTGAAAACATCGTTTTGCATCAATGCAATCTCACTGGCGTCAATCCTCTTTCTCAAGAGATG GCTGCCGGAGCTCTTTCAATTAAAATTG GCAAAAGGCCACGGGATCTCCTAAACCCCAAGGCGATAAAGTATATGCAGTCTGTTTTCTCTGTCAAAGACGCAATCAACAAGAAAGAAACCCGCGAAATTTGTGCTCGTTTTGGTGTCACAGTCACACAG GTTCGGGACTTCTTTACAGCTCAGCGTACAAGAGTCAGAAAGTTCCTGAGGTTGTCTAGAGAGAAGGCTAGCATATCCAATGCACCTATTGAAGGGCCCTGTGCGATCCCATTGAGTTCTGATCCTAGTTCACAAACAGAGCCAGTTCCCTTAGACAGTGTGGCTCCAACCTGTACAGAGGATGGGCCATCTTGTTCTACACAGGATGAGGTCCTAACTGGCATAGAGGAGACGGATAAGCGTTTTGTTGATAATATCTTTACTTTAATGAGAAAGGAAGAAACCTTCTCTGGCCAGATTAAGTTGATGGACTGGATCTTGGAAGTACAAAATCCCTCTGTACTATTTTG GTTTTTAACTAAAGGGGGTGTAATGATTCTGGCTACATGGTTGAGTCAAGCAGCTGTCGAAGAGCAAACCAGTCTTCTTCATATCATCTTGAAG GTACTATGCCATCTTCCTCTACACAAAGCGTTTCCTGTACACATGTCTGCTATACTGCAGAGTGTTAACAGACTGCGATTTTATCGGACTCCAG ACGTCTCAAACAGGGCAAGAATTTTGCTTGCAAGATGGAGCAAAATGTTTGCAAAGAGCCAGGCTATGAAGAAACGTAATGGGATTAAATCGACTAGTGATGTGCAGGATGAGTTGCTTTTGCAACAGAG CATTAGTGAAGTTGTGGGCGATGAAATATGGAACTCGAAAGTTGAGAACATT GAAGAAGCTCATGCGAACCTCTGTGGGACTTCAGAGAATTCGAG GAAGTTGGATTCTCCACAGCCAGTTAAATTGCTTACGGCATCTTCAGATGATTCTAACAGGAGGCTTAATACAGGACCTTTGGCGTCTA AAAATCGAGAGCGCAGAAAAGTTCAGCTAATGGAACAACCAAGCCAAAGAACAACAGGAAGGAGCCTAGGACGACCAGCACCTGCAACTCAAGGCCGCCCACTTTCAGCAGATGATATCCAGAAAGCAAAACTACGTGCTCAGTTTATGAAGAGTAAGTATGGGAAAGCTAATAATGATGACAATTCTCGGGTGAAGCCTCAAGCTCCAAATGGAATTACCTCTCCGCAAGAGGGTAGCTTGCATGGAGCTCCAAAATTGCAAGATCGGCCTAAAGTTGATGATATCTTGCATGGAGCTCCAAAATTGCAAGATCGGCCTAAAGTTGATGACATCTTGCATGGAGCTTCTAAGTTGCAAGATCGGCCTAAAGTTGATGATATCTTGCATGGAGCTCTAAAATTGCAAGATCGGCCTAAAGTTGATAATATCTTGCATGGAGCTCCAAAATTGCAAGATCGGCCTAAAGCTGATGAATTTGAAAAGCCCAATAGTGTTGCCTCTAAAAGGTCCAATCAGCTGGAAAGTAATCCCAAGTTGAGTTTTGACGTAGAAGAACCTCCATGGAAAAGGTGCAAGAGAATGCAGATCGCTTGGCGGAAACCACCAG AGGTGCAGCTCAGCGATACATGGAAGGTTTGTGCTGGGAGTGAGAGTAAAGAAGTTGATATTCAGAATAACAGAATCCGTCGAGAGAGGGAAACCATTTACAGGATATTCCAGGATATTCCATTGAACCCCAAGGAACCTTGGGACCGTGAAATGGACCCTGATGACACATTAACCCCAGAAATCCCTATCCAGCAATTACCAGACGCTGAAGGTGCTGAAACAGTTAAAGAAACTGAAGCTGCACTAGCCAGTACGTCAAATGGCATTGCAATTACAGCAGAACCAGATGTAGAGTTGCTTGCTGTATTGCTAAAGAATCCAGAGTTGGTTTATGCTTTAACTTCTGGCCAAGCTGGAAACTTGTCCAGTGAGCAAACTGTACAGCTGCTTGATATTATCAAAGCAGATGGGATGATTAAACTGAGCAGTCAAACAGATTTAGGCAGAAATGCTGAGAAGAAAGTTGAAGTTTCTCTTCCATCCCCCACTCCTTCCAGTGATCCTGGAACG AGCGGATCGGTACAGAACTTTGCAAAGAACCCTTTCTCTCAGAGAAGTGTAATGGCGGTTCGAGAAGCAAATGGTGGACCCCAATTTGCCACGGTCCGTTCACAGGAATCCACCACGATGTTGGCACCACAGCAGATGCCCGTCACGCCACAGTTGGCCCAACAGTTAGCACTGCTTCAAGCAGCTGCAGGGACTTTAGGAAAAGATCATCGACCATCTCCACTAAATCCTAGTATAAACCAGACAGTCCCTGCAAATCCTATGCATTCACAATTATCTGCCTCGGAACCAGCAATAAATAGAAATAATTACTCTCCCTTTGGAACGACGGAATACAATCTACACAGTGCCACTGCAGCAGCAGCAGCCGCCACAAGAATCCAAGGTGAAACTTATGGTAATATTAGATCTTCGCCAATGCCTATAGCTAATGTACAACAACAAAGAACTATAAGTCTACATTCGCCGCAAATGGCAGTATCACATACACAACCAAGGCCACAACTACAAACACAGTCACAACCTGGCTTCGCAGCTGAACATATGTGGGGGACTATGCCGGGATCTTCTTTAAATCGGGGTTATCAAGAAAATTCCATTCCTAACCATTATAATGCACGTGTTGCCGGGCATGTAGAACCTGGATTACAACAGGCTGCATGGAGAGGAAACAACTATGTGGAGGAAGCGGGATTTGAATCTTGGAGTCCTGATAATAGTCCTGTTAGGCGTCAGGAACACGTAGCAAGATGGAATTATCAAGAACCTCGGATGAATATGAGAGACAACTACAGACCTCCTAATCCTGGTTATTATTCTGGTTATCGTGGTCCTGACGATGGTGGGAATAGAAGGTGGGGTGACAGTAGAAGATAA